From Salinirubellus salinus, the proteins below share one genomic window:
- a CDS encoding CPBP family intramembrane glutamic endopeptidase: MAPVAALRRGLARTTWVQRALFSGFLLALVWTEWHTSGLGSRVGKDLLVYLAAPAGLAALHGKHLGWRVDRTALRNTLLLALFVLPFYLVGSSLPSVREFYPMWGATKETYLVHSVQQFLVVVAAETYYRGLLCVGVRDIGRKAAFISPVIYAFHHLGKPPIELVLSGPTDVLFGLVDYESNSILPSVVAHGLGLALLDWLVLHDPVIPTETVLSWLRWIPLPL; encoded by the coding sequence ATGGCGCCCGTGGCGGCACTCCGTCGCGGTCTCGCCCGCACCACGTGGGTCCAGCGGGCGCTCTTCTCGGGGTTCCTGCTCGCGCTGGTCTGGACCGAGTGGCACACCTCCGGCCTCGGCTCGCGCGTGGGCAAGGACCTGCTCGTCTACCTCGCGGCCCCGGCCGGGCTGGCGGCGCTCCACGGCAAGCACCTCGGCTGGCGTGTCGACCGGACCGCGCTCCGGAACACCCTGTTGCTCGCGCTGTTCGTCCTCCCGTTCTACCTCGTGGGGTCGTCGCTCCCCTCGGTGCGCGAGTTCTACCCGATGTGGGGCGCGACGAAGGAGACGTACCTCGTCCACTCGGTCCAGCAGTTCCTCGTCGTCGTCGCCGCCGAGACGTACTACCGTGGCCTGCTCTGCGTGGGCGTGCGCGACATCGGCCGGAAGGCGGCGTTCATCAGCCCGGTCATCTACGCGTTCCACCACCTCGGGAAGCCCCCCATCGAACTCGTCCTCTCGGGGCCGACCGACGTGCTGTTCGGCCTCGTCGACTACGAGTCGAACTCCATCCTGCCGAGCGTCGTCGCACACGGGCTCGGGCTGGCGCTGCTGGACTGGCTCGTGCTCCACGAC